The Pelodiscus sinensis isolate JC-2024 chromosome 24, ASM4963464v1, whole genome shotgun sequence genomic interval tcctccccacctttgTGGCTGTTCTGATCCTGCCCTTTGCCCCCAGTGAGCACCATGCTGACTGTGCTGCCCCCGCCGGGCCTGAAGTGCCGCCAGCTCAATGTATCTGGAAAATACCTCACAGTGCTCAAGGGTAAGAgggtgctggagctgggggaggggtagcagggagggaaagagggcgCTGGAGCTGGGAATAAAGGTTTGTAAAAAcatggtctataaaatcatgtctggtgtggaggaagtgaataaggaaaagttacgaggagtcccatggcaccttatagactaacagaattactggagcataagcttttgtgagcaaagaccTACTaggtcagatgcatgtgacatgcatctgatgaagtgggtctttgcccacaaaagcttatgctccaataactctgtcagtctgaatctgcaaaagcgacgaggagtcctgtggcatcttatagactaacacagctatgtCTCTGATAATTGATACCAtgcaaggaaaagttatttacttgttcccataacataagaactaggagtcaccacatgaaattaataagcagcagatttaaaacaaaccaaaggcagtatttcttcacataccACAGTCCacacttgtggaactccctgccagaggatgttgtgaaggccaggactttaacagggtacaagaaagagctagataaattcatggagtttaggtccatcaacacTTATTAGCCAGGGTagctaggaatggtgtccctgagcCTGTTTGtttagaggctggaaatagatgacagcagaggaatcacttgatgattccctgctctgttcactccctctgaggcatctgatattggccactattggcagacaggctactgggctagatggatctttggtctgacccagcatggctgttcttatggccgtgagcatggccagcaggatgggggtacaggagttGGGGGCGGGGgtagcaggatgggggcaggactGTGCTGCAGGTAGCAGGGACCCAGGTAGACCTGTCTCTGACATGCCCATACCCCTCAGTGCTGAACGGCTGCTCCCAGGACGAGATTTCACTGTGGGACATTCGTATCCTGCCCAACTTTAATGCCAGCTACCTGCCTATGCTGCCCGACGGCTCCGTCATGCTGGTAGATGACgtctggtgagtgtgggggtgctggtgctgggggagagctGTCTGGGCATTTTTGTGTGGCAAGGttgaggggcagtgctggggagtctccatggggtggtgctggggggggggcctctgCGGCAGACTGTcatgctctgccctccctcctcagcCATCACTCAGGTGAGGTGCCCGTAGGTGCCTTCTGCCGCGTGGCTGGCGCTGGCTCCAGCTGTCCCTGTGCCCTGAGTGCCCTGGAGGAACAAAACTTCCTGTTCCAGCTGCAGGCGCCTGAGAGGCCGCAGGAGGACACCAAGGAGGTGGGTGTATGGGGTTGGGGTAGGGACAGGCCTCTAAGGAGCAGAGCCAtgggactgggccagggctgtgAGTGGGCGGAGCCAGGGACAATACTGTGAAGGGCAGAGccatagggctgggggaggagctggacAAGGATTGAGCACAGGTCTGTGATGGACTGGGGCTATGGGACGGGAACAGGGACAGGGCTatgaggtggggccagcagctgtcaCTCACTCTCCTTCCTCAGGGTCTGGAGGTGCCCCTGGTGGCTGTGGTTCAGTGGTCAACGCCCAAACTCCCCTTCACCAGCAGCATCTACACCCACTACAGGTGAGCAGCCCCGGCTGCCCAGGGTAGttgtgcaggagtggggaggcacATCCTGGGGACTGTGATGAAGGTGCAGAACTGTCTGtggtgggtgaggggagagacAAGCTGCAAGCACACAAGGGGCAGGCACccagccgggaggggagtggcagGTGCCTGTAGATTGGGGGGAGCATAGAGTGGGAGGGTCCAGGCGCTGGGGTTAGGACAGAAAGGTCCACACATCCGTGGTGGAGAGGTGTGGGGCAGTTCTGGCACATAGGGATGGGGAGAGTCCTGGTGCCCGTGGAGTGGTCCTGCCACTGAGCTATGTTGCCCCCTCAGGCTGCCCAGCATCCGGCTGGACCGGCCACGATTTGTGATGACTGCTGCCTGTGAGTCGCCCGTGCCCCTGCGCCGCCGCTTCACCGTCACCTACACCCTGCTCAACAACTTGCAGGACTTCCTGGCCGTGCGGCTGGTCTGGACCCCGGAGAGTGCCACGGCCGGTGGGCAGGGttggtgggtggggcaggccaGGTGGGTGGAGCCATGCCTTGAGGGCAGCACCATGGCCCAGAACTGTACCTGGTGGGGTGGGCCACTGGGGCTGGCAACCATTGGGAGAGCCGTGGCTAGTAGCATGGACATGGCCAGACAGAAGTTGCACAACTGGGAGCAGGTGCAGGGAAGGTGGGTGGAACCAGTCAGCGGGCAGGACTCTTCAGGTGGGGCCATAGTTGATGGGTGCGGCAACAGGTGGGACAGGGTTTTCGAAGCAGACCCACAGGATGGGGCAGCTggatcaggctgggggcaagACCAGGGTCCTTGGTCTGCCTTGCCGCAGCTCCCATGCCATTGTGAGTGAACTaaccaggggctgtgggttgggccaggagctggggggctctgaggaggaCCTGGGAGGAGCTGACCTCCACCCCTCTCCACAGGGAAGAAGCTTTCCAGTGAAGAGCGCCGGGCCACGCAGGCTGCCCTCGACTCCATCGTGTGCCATACGCCTCTCAACAGCTTGGGCTACTCCCGCAAGGGCAGCGCCCTGAGCGTCCGCGTCGCATTCCAGGCCCTGCGCACAGGCCTCTTTGAGGTACCGGGGTGGGGCCagacatctgggctatgtctacactggcatgattttccggaaatgcttttaacggaaaagttttctgttaaaagcatttgcagaaaagtgtgtctagattggcaggacgcttttccgcaaaagcactttttgcagaaaagtgtccgtggccaatctagacgcacttttccgcaaaaaatccccaatcgccattttcaccattggggcttttttacggaaaagaaatctctgctgtctacactggcccttttgtgcaaaagtctttcggaaaaagacttttgcccaaacgggagcagcatagtttttccgcaaaagcactgacaatcttacatgagattgtcagtgcttttgcggaaattcaagcagccaatgtagacagctggcaagtttttccgcaaaagcagatgatttgccagtctagacacagccctggggtttcTCCCTGTGCTAGGATGGAAGTGGGGCTGGTGGGTgagagcaggggggcagagagccaggacttctgggttctctcctgggctCTGATTGGTTAGAGCatgaggggctgggagtcagtaCTTGGGGGGGATATAGGGATGGGAAGTGCCCCCACTGtaaccccctctgcccccagctgtccCAGCACATGAAGCTGAAGTTGCAGTTCACGGCCAGTGTCTCGAATCCACCTCCCGATGCCCGGCCTGTGTCACGCAGAGGcagccctggcagcccagctgtgcgGGATCTGGTTGAGCGGCACCAGGCTGGTCTGGGCCGGTCTCAGTCTTTCTCCCACCAGCAGCCATCCCGCAGCCATCTCATGAGGTATGCATGCAGGAGGCTGGCCGAGGGGAAGGGGGTCGATTGGCGGGGGGGGAACCAAGGAGCAACTTGGGGTGTGCTAATGTGAGGAAGGGTACTGGCTGGGGAGGTTTTATGGGGGCATGAGGGTGCAGCTTTGGGGCACCAgtgtggggacagggctggtgaTTCAAGGTGACTGGTTGTGGTTTGGAGCTGTCATCACCACAGACCTAAGTATTtaagggggaggagctgggaaacgggtgggctgggagtggaaatGCTCTAACattagcccctccccctcattccTCCCTGGTCAGTCAGGGGAAGGCATCtgtgttctcttccccccccccccccctccagatggtaAAGGAGTCCTGGGTCCTCTGAGGGAGTGGGTTGCAGGATGGTGGGAGCAGAGCCTTCCCCAACACCTGGTGTCCCCTGCAGGTCAGGCAGTGTCATGGAGCGCCGCGCCATCACCCCACCCGTGGGCTCCCCTGTGGGCCGCCCCCTTTACCTGCCCCCTGAGAAGAGCATCCTGTCGCTGGACAAGATTGCCAAGCGTGAGTGCAAGGTGCTGGTGGTGGAGCCGGTCAAGTGAATGGGCCAACACCTCACTCCCTACTGCTGAGCTGGACAAGagaccccctcccaccaccatcATCTAGCCCAtgggctgctgtgggggggagTCTGGGATGtgccaagggggagggaagc includes:
- the TRAPPC14 gene encoding trafficking protein particle complex subunit 14 isoform X1 is translated as MEAQCEYFMYFPAVPFPARELLRGEPGRYRALPRRNHLYLGETVRFLLVLRGRAGPVAARPPWGELGSSLSALASVSPWVGPEDAEPPEGPGTDGDGPPPNPSQFRDCCPLLTHGQGPPGRPAAGVRRDPGEIPVEEPIVSADEVIFPLTISLDKLPPGTVKAKIVVTVWRREQEAPEVQEHGYLSLLQNRAPGQLFHEEQGAFKAQVSTMLTVLPPPGLKCRQLNVSGKYLTVLKVLNGCSQDEISLWDIRILPNFNASYLPMLPDGSVMLVDDVCHHSGEVPVGAFCRVAGAGSSCPCALSALEEQNFLFQLQAPERPQEDTKEGLEVPLVAVVQWSTPKLPFTSSIYTHYRLPSIRLDRPRFVMTAACESPVPLRRRFTVTYTLLNNLQDFLAVRLVWTPESATAGKKLSSEERRATQAALDSIVCHTPLNSLGYSRKGSALSVRVAFQALRTGLFELSQHMKLKLQFTASVSNPPPDARPVSRRGSPGSPAVRDLVERHQAGLGRSQSFSHQQPSRSHLMRSGSVMERRAITPPVGSPVGRPLYLPPEKSILSLDKIAKRECKVLVVEPVK
- the TRAPPC14 gene encoding trafficking protein particle complex subunit 14 isoform X2, with protein sequence MEAQCEYFMYFPAVPFPARELLRGEPGRYRALPRRNHLYLGETVRFLLVLRGRAGPVAARPPWGELGSSLSALASVSPWVGPEDAEPPEGPGTDGDGPPPNPSQFRDCCPLLTHGQGPPGRPAAGIPVEEPIVSADEVIFPLTISLDKLPPGTVKAKIVVTVWRREQEAPEVQEHGYLSLLQNRAPGQLFHEEQGAFKAQVSTMLTVLPPPGLKCRQLNVSGKYLTVLKVLNGCSQDEISLWDIRILPNFNASYLPMLPDGSVMLVDDVCHHSGEVPVGAFCRVAGAGSSCPCALSALEEQNFLFQLQAPERPQEDTKEGLEVPLVAVVQWSTPKLPFTSSIYTHYRLPSIRLDRPRFVMTAACESPVPLRRRFTVTYTLLNNLQDFLAVRLVWTPESATAGKKLSSEERRATQAALDSIVCHTPLNSLGYSRKGSALSVRVAFQALRTGLFELSQHMKLKLQFTASVSNPPPDARPVSRRGSPGSPAVRDLVERHQAGLGRSQSFSHQQPSRSHLMRSGSVMERRAITPPVGSPVGRPLYLPPEKSILSLDKIAKRECKVLVVEPVK